The genomic window AAGTTTATGTacataatctctatacccaatgtggggctcaaactcatggtCCCAAGATCACGAGTCACAgggtcttctgactgagccagccaggtgcgccAACTGGTAACAACTAAGTCATCTTAAAGGCGACAGCAGACATGGTGCTGAAATGGAGAAAGTTTCCATACGTTCCATTCAGTACTGGGACCCATACAATACCTACTTTTATGACTACTGCTTAATATACACTGGGGGTCCTAGAAATCAAGTAAACATGGGAAATAGATGGGTAAgtgttgagaaagaacaaagtggtATGATTTACAGCTGACAAAGTCATTTACATAGAatttacaattccatttacaataggaTCAACAGGTAAACCCGTGGGTCTAATGAGAAAGGAAGCCTTTTGCCACCGTCAGAGCCTGCTAGAAATGTAAtaaaacagaagacagaatttaTAACAGctaaatataattaagaattCATCTAACAGAATATACAAGACTTCTATGGTAAAAATTTGTGATTCCatgttaaagaacaaaaaagatcACCTGAATAAACTGCCGTAGCATGTTTATGTGGGAAAACATCACAAGAATGTTGTTTTCCCTGACTGCAAATTCACTCAGAATCCCATCAAGATGTTTTGAGCAAATGTAATgtatttattctaaaatgtatatggaggAACCAAGGTCCACAAATAACTCGGTTTGAAAAATGAGAGAGGGCACCTGTCCTCCAAGACAATAAGATGCTGTAAAGTCAAAGGATTCAAACCCTTGTGTTACAAAGGAGGAACCATAAACCAGAGGGAGAAATTATTTATGAAGCAGGGGTGAAGTGGGAAAACGACTTTAATATGTATGGAAAAATACAAAGTTGGAAATACCTCTTACCATACACAACGGTTGGCCCTGATTCAACCCTCATTCAAGAAGCATTTATGGAACACCACTATGTGTGAAGGGCTTTTCTCATTCCTGGGAATGTGTCcgtgaaaaaaatacagaagcccTTGCCATCACTAAAACCTTAACTGCAGAGGGTAAATGTATAAAAGCCAGTAAAAGgaaatgtaaactttttttttttcttcaggatcTTGGAGTGGGGAAGGGTTTCTTAAACAAGAGTCAAAAAGCACTTGGTGGGTTTGGTGACGGCATAATTAACCATGAACACACTGTATGACCAGATGGCTCAGAGAAATTCTCTTATATTTCTGTAGGGAGACTCATTCACATTTGCTCCTCATAGTATTGTTTCTGGAACCAACCCCAGTATTTATCTCATCAGGAAAGGATACTATGGACTACCATGCATCCTTTAAGATACTCGGTTACACTCAACAATACAGATGAGGGCCAAACATGGTATTGAGTGAAAAAACTAGTAACACAAAGGGAACAAGAGAATATTGTGCATGTAAAGAAGATACATATTTACAACCAATGCTGTACATTCTATGAGGGTATACATACATGTCAAGGGCATATATCAAACACTATTGAGCTGCTTCCTAGGGGGGAGGGTGTGAGCACTGGAAGGAGAATTAGGGACAAAGTGaataaagatgaaacaaaacagaagaaaggtcTTGTATGGATTGATGGTGATAATGAGTTAAAAACTAAGGAAAGTGACTAACTCAATTCTCCATACTTGAGTCCAAAAGAAAGACAGGGGAGACATTCCCACCGCAATTGTGGAAAGATGGCGGTAGGATCCAGTGGTCCCTAAATTGGAAGGTACCTTAGCAGGCAGGCagtctgatttctgcatctctcGCGTATTCTTGGAAAAGATCACCCTCCACTAGACTACAACACAGGGTAGGCTATTCATAGGAAGAAGGCTCTCGTGGGCTCAGAGTTCCTTCTGATGCATGGCCAACATCACCCTCCCCTAAACACCCAGCCACTAGTGTGAGTTCTGCCGCCTGGTGCCGTACCTTCTGTCACAGAAGAGCGCCCCAGATGCTCAACACACCTGCTGTTGTGGTTTGTTACATCTTCCCTCTTCCAGTCCCACGTGCCCAGATTTTTCAGCTCTTCTTCCTGCAACCTGTTCAGGGTCTCCTAAAAAGTCTCAGTGATTTACCGCATGACATCAACATCAGCTACTGAATGTGCCTTGTTCGTCTGAGAAGTGTGCTGAAGTCCCGCTGGGGACCAGGCATCTCGTAAGGCACTATCATGGGAGCTCAGAAAAAGGAAACCACTTTTGTCAGGGTTATGACTGAAAGGTCTTGAACTAAGAGTCTTGTTCTACTGGAATATTTAAAGCTCATATAGATCTCTGTTATCCTGAATGAGAGCCTACATTATATATATTGATTTATTCGATCATCTgtccaagaaataaatatattttcattggcACTGAATATATTTCCTGTCCCAAAGGTTCCTGTGGACTCAGGAGACTGGAACATGCTTCTTTGTACCACGGATATAGAATCAAAGACCGGGGATCCAACCCTGGGGAGCAAGCTTGCTTCCAGTCTCCCTTACTGAAACAACTGGAAGGATTTGCCTCCCTTGGGCTCTCTGAATATGGTGGCTGCATTTCACTTCTTCCTGCTTGGTAGCAGCTATGGATTTCTGTGGCCCAAGACTCAaaatggctcccactttgggacGCCAACCacaatgtctgttcatgttgtcTGGAAATCTAGAGTTCCTCTCTTTAATAACTTTGGGAGATAAGTCCAGTAGGGTAAAATGAATCACTATAGTTTGAAGATGGGTCAAAGAATGGGCATAGAATCTGGAACGTTCCACATTAATCAgctcttcattaaaatttttaactcgAAGAAAAATGCAAAGGACTTAGAACAAATTCAACAAGTCCTTTGGGACTGTGTTTTCAGTCAAAATCCTGTAAATGGGCACAGCTCTACACAGCACAAGTTTCCATGCTGGGGAATACAAGGGAGGCCCCACTGGGTTTTGTTGGCACTTAAAACTAGTTGGGAACAGGAACCACACAAAGGAGAATATCTTTTAAATCCCCACAGATATCACTGCGGTACTGAATTATATCCATGCTGCTCCAGTGGTTGGTGCACAAATGAAACTGGACAAAACCAGGGAGAAAGTGTCTCTGTGCACATGTCTGGCAGGAAAATCAAgattaggagaaggagaagagctAGAATGGCATGGGAGAAGGGCAGTTGGGAGGTCAGTGCCCCTCCATGACCGACAGGACAGGCAGGAGCAGAGACCATGTTGGCTGTTTGGGAGGCTGGGACTCAGAGCTCTTAACCCTTCCCATGTCCATCTCCATGACCCCAGGACTCCTCCACTCCACCCAACACATCCAGGCTCTGCAGAGAGGTAGGAACATGAATTTGTTTTCCACATGAAGAAGTGGAGACCCCAGACAGGGTTAGAGTTTTCTCCAAAGTCACATAGCCATAGGACTGGGACTCAGGCTCCTAACGCATGGCCAAGTGTACTCTCTTTTGTATGAAGCTGTGCCTGGTCTGCAGGAGGGTGTCAACCATGATGTCATGTCATCTCTAGTAAGTTAAGGAGAATAGGTTCAGGCTGTCCTATTCCAAGCAAGAAGcgtgagaggagggaaggagtttCAAAGCTGCTCATGGTGTATGCATACGAGGCAGGGATGTGGGGACCGATTTCTCTGAGGCTGGTAGACAGACTGTCCTCAGTCACCCAGACCAGGAGAGTCTGAATTGTCCCCTAGAGCTCAGTCTTCCAGATCTACACCTGCAGGAGAAGTAGGGTTGCCGACGAGAGCTGTCACCCCATCTCTTGTCTAATTGCTTTGCTCAGTCTCCTTGTCTTCAAGGCAAGACCTCCACATAGTCGCTGTTACTGTTCTCTGGGGGGAAAAGCAGAAGACCAGCCATGAGGCTCACCACCTAGGAGTCACACGGACCAACCTCACTCAAGGGAAAGAAGCCCTCTTCCCCCGGCACCGGATGACTCGATGCCACATCAAAGTGACATCTTCAGGGGCAGATGCATTGCAGGGAGTTTTCCTGGCAAAATAGGGGGTCTCTCGGTAAGTTTAGGCATCCAGATTTCCCGCTCCAGATGCCTCCACTCACCTGCAGGAaacctgtgtctccctctgagaGAGAACAGCTGAGGCTTATTCTAAGGACgccaagggaaggggaagaagccaGCGAGCTGAGGAGAGGATGTCTCCCCTTTACCTACCAGGGCTAATCAAGCATGGGCAGCCAGGGTGGTAAGACTCCAGCCCAGTTCTTAGGAAAGAACTTGAAAGTACTCTCCTCTTGGCATTCGTGACTCATTTATCATTGCTGGACAGGTACGAGCACTGCCCCCACCAGCCTCGGCAGCTCATCCGGGTTTTCCTAAGGGCTGGGGCGCATGATGTTGCTGCCCCCTCTGTGCTTTTGTTCCTGTAAGTTTTGGTGGAACGTGGCCATGGGATTGCACCTGTAGCTAAATCTATAGGAAGTGAccttgtgtgtatgtgggggtgcAGTCCTTGGGGGCAGCAGGGGGCTGAGAAAGAGCGGCAAAGGAGGGGTTGTTATTTCCATCATTAAAAACCCACACTCAGTGTTTCTGGGAGGTGAGAAGCTTGCTGACGGTCCGCGGAGTGACTTAAGCAGACGGAGTAGAGTGTGGGGTGATTGCAAGCTTCCTGGAACTCTGCCCTTTGCCCTTCTCCCCAGCTagtgtgtccccccacccccagggataTCTGAAATCCCTTTGCTTTGGAATCAGACCATTCACGCCACCATGGGAAAACCCGAGTAAACCGTAAATGTCTTAGGAAACCCGTGTTTGATTCAAACCACGTTGTAACTACAGATACTAGAGATGATTTTCTGAGGGCAGGTTTCAAGGGAGGCAGGTAAGCAATTGTGGCTGCCAGTGATACAGTTTGAGGGGCCTCCGCGTGGATTCTCTGCCCTCTGATTTACTGGCCGTCTCTCATTTTCCTCCATGGCTTAATTCCGTTAGGGATATATCTGAAATAATTTGTCCCCTaatactaaataaatgaatgctcAGCAAATATTGAGCAAAACGTAACCATATGAGCCTTGGGGAGGGCAGTGAAGCAATGTCCTCGTTTGAAAAATTTGCCTGCTTGTCCATCTGTTCCCAAGCCTGTGGGTCGCTCAGGGTCACAGGATGAGCTTGAGGTCAGCTCTCCCAGAATGTCCCGGGGACCACTCTCGCTCTCCTGACGAGCCAAGCAGAACGCTGCGTGCATTGGCCACCTTCCGGGCTCAAAGACCCTGCTCCCCAACAAGATCGACATTGCTTTGTGGTGGGTGAAGCTTTTAGAGATAAAACAACAGAACATGGTGTGTATCTGCATAAATTCTACAAAGTCGGCCAGTGGAAGAAATGGAACTGACCCCATGCCAGAGTTTTCACCGTAAATACTATCCAACCCCCATGTCAGAGTTTTTACCGTAAATACTATCCAACCCCCATGTCAGAGTTTTTACCGTAAATACTATCCAACTGTATCTGTGACCTTCTCCAACGCGGGCGGGAGCCGGCTTGCTTTATTGGATGTCTAAGCTGAACCACCAGCCCTTGATTTGGTTTCTCAAAGGTGGAGATCAATTCCTTTAGGTTTGAAAAGAGCATCTGGGGAGCACCTTCCACAGTCTGCCAAGATACAAGGAGGAGATCGCTTGTCATTGTCCGCTGTGTGTGCAACGTGACACTTCTCCCAGCCGCGGTCTGAGCCCTCAGAGCAGGGCTGCCTCTGGGCTTGCAGACTGAAAACCAGCAGTGGGCGGTTCCTGCTTAAGAGTTCACACCGACAGAAACCTTTGTTTTGGAGCCCGGCCCCGACTCGAGCTACTGGATTCATCAAGGGAACCCACCCGGGTCTGCAGTACTGAGCGAGCCCCCACCCTTGGTAAGTGACAGGCGGTCAGTTGAGTGCCTGGTTTTCTCAATGATCACGGGGGTTCTCCTACAGCTCCATGTCAGTCTGTAGAGAGGGGTGGAAGCTGGAAGGTTCTCGGACATGTGGTGTGGTTAACCTCCATCAGACACACCGTGACACTGAAGCCGGCTGCAGGGAGGTTCCATATAAGGTTATTGCTTCAACCCTCAGGACAGGTTCCAAGTGCACTGCTACCCCTCCGAGCAATGCCCCGTGTCCGAGTGATAGCCGATTCCTATGCCTCTCCACTTTgtccaaacaagagacaaaatgGTGTATTAAGGAATTATCACAATTTCCCAAAGCATGCACGACAAAAGAAAGAGTTTATACGTTgctttttagaaaacattttatgttGAAATAGTTTCAGACTTGAAgttgaaaaaatactttaaaaacttttatacaTATCCTTCACCCACacccccaattaaaaaaaattttattttattttattttattttttgggcagagagagcacaagaggggaaagggcaggcagaaggagagggagaagcaggctccctgctgagcagggagcccaattcaggggctccatcccaggactctgatatcatgacctgagccgaaggcagacacttaaccgactgagccacccaggcgcccctcacactccaaatgttaacatttatattgtacatatttgcttttcattttctttttttaaatgtacacatgcatacatgtacaAATATAGGGGTACATacacatattctttttaaaaaatattttgagattaaGTGTGGACATGATAAGTCTTTAACCCTGAAGATGTCAATATTTCCCAAGAAGCAAGAACATTCCATATCCACACTAGAGTGattaaaatgaggaaattgggcgcctgggtggctcagtgggttaagccgctgcctttggctcaggtcatgatctcggggtcctgggatcgagtcctgcatcgggctctctgctcagcagggagcctgcttcctcctctctctctctctctctgcctgcctctatgcctacttgtgatctctctctcaaataaataaataaaatctttaaaaaaaataaaataaaatgaggaaattaatcTTGATGTAGTTCTACATGCTAATCTACAGACCTTATTCAAATTTTGTCAGTTACCTCAATAATGTCTTtcgtaagaaaagaaaaattacacacacaGTGACATGTAGATATActtatatgcgtgtgtgtgtgcgtgcgtgcttGTGTTTGGGGATCATGGtatattctaatttcttttcGATTTGACAACAAACGTTAGTATATTGAAGATTCAGAAAAATCCGGCAGTGAAAAGTCTGGTTAACCTCATCTCCAAGTGTTTCAGAAATATTATTTCGTGATCCACCGTTAGTAAAGACTCAGCTAATCTTATTATATTCTACTTCCTAAGCCAGAGAAATCATTTCAAAACAGAAAGTGTTTTCTGCTTAATTCTCAATAAACCAGGAAAATTAAAGAACCCCCTAAGGCTGCCCATGGACTGATGCTTCCCTTTGCATTTTCATAGGACCGTGGAGCTCGCTCGTCTTCCACACGCTCAGACTGCTCCTCACCTTCCCGTTCCAGCCTGCCCTGGTCACTCTGTCACCCTCTCACTGGAGTGGCCTCTCCTTTAGTCCAGGTTGGTGCGTTTGACCCCTGGGAAAGCCAGGGTCTACACATCTGAATAACAGTCTTGAATAGTCAAAaattctccccatttccctcagagaaagacaaagtctACTACAGATCTGACTCTAAACTCTACGTTGCTTCCCTTTTTACAATGCCTCTCCGCAGCCACGTCTCAGGTACAAGAGATGATCTCAGGTTCTCCCCCAGTCTTTCATAGCTGCTGTTAGAAGAGTTCTCGTACGTTCTTACCTGTATATTGTAAAACCCACGTCCGTCTTTGAAGATTCGATATGTGTAGACAAAATTTTTAAACCTGTGGAAAGATGACTGTGTGAATTGTCATGTTCTCATATGCAAAACCAGACCACCTCTACCTACAACTCTATTTTCCGTGCAATGCCTTTGGCAATCTTGGGTCCCCCAAAAACAACTGATCATTTTCAGTCATTCTCATCTGTGGGAATTTGAAAGAGACAAAGACTTGGAAATGGGGATCTTTATTCTGATGATGGAAGTCTGGGCTTGTAGCAAAGAGGGTCAGGAGAGAGAATTTACTCTTTCCATGGTCTTGTTATTCTCTCTAGTTTTTTCACTCAGCTCTAAGTTGATACAACATAAAAACACCATTGAGCCATTCCTGTGTTGCTTACTAAATGACCTGCCCTTGAACTTGATGGAGACAGTATTAATTAAAACAGAGAATGTTGCGAATTTGCCCAAGGAAATGATGCATTGTGTTCTTGTTCTTCATTGGCACCCCTGGTTAAGTAACCTAACCAGAATCTAGATAACAGACCCAATCTAGCAAGTTCCAAAGCACAACACAGCATACATACATTACCATATTTCTCCAATTCCAAGATGCCATTAGTTGAACGGGATCTATTTAACAATAGCTTCCCAGGAGGAACATGCATGCAT from Neovison vison isolate M4711 chromosome 10, ASM_NN_V1, whole genome shotgun sequence includes these protein-coding regions:
- the SH2D1B gene encoding SH2 domain-containing protein 1B — protein: MDYRAPRRLPVDLPYYHGPLSKKDCEALLLQDGMDGNFLIRDSESMPGVLCLCVSFKNFVYTYRIFKDGRGFYNIQTVEGAPQMLFSNLKELISTFEKPNQGLVVQLRHPIKQAGSRPRWRRSQIQLDSIYENSNSDYVEVLP